DNA sequence from the Corynebacterium yudongzhengii genome:
CGAAGCTCGACGACAAGGGGCGTCTGACTCTCCCGGCGAAGTTCCGCGAGGAACTGGCCGGCGGGATGATGATCACCAAGGGACAGGACCACTCGCTGGCCGTGTACCCGAGGGAGGAGTTCGCAGCTCGTGCCCGCAAGGCGGCTGCGGTCTCCCGCACCAACCCGGAAGCCCGCGCGTTCATCCGTAACCTCGCCGCGAGTGCGGATGAGCAGCGGCCCGACGGAAACGGTCGCATCACGCTGTCGGCGGCTCACCGGGAGTACGCAGGCCTGACCAAGGAATGCGTGGTCATCGGTTCGGTCGACTTTCTCGAGATCTGGGATGCCGAATCCTGGGCCGAATACCAAGAACAGACGGAGGACGCCTACTCGGCGGCCGACGCGGACGACATTCTGGCGGGTCTCCTCTAGGAGACGCGGCCACACCGACGGAGTGCGGATACGGACTCTGTCCGGGGCGGGAGCTCTGGTGTACTTCCCCGACATCAGAGCACTGCTCCGGTCAGGGCCCTATGCGCACCCCGGAGGGCAGCTGACAGGGACAACGGCGCGGGAAGGAGGCAAGTGATGGACAACGTGACCGCGACCACCAACAAACAAGGGCGCCACGGCCACGTGCCCGTCATGCGCGACCGCGTCACCGAGCTGCTCGCTCCCGCGATCGAGGCCGCCGGCGCCGATGCCGTCATCATCGACGCCACCCTGGGCGCCGGCGGGCACGCCGAGCACTTCCTCGCCACCTTCCCCCAGGCCCGGCTCATCGGCATCGACCGCGACACCCACTCCCTCAAGGAGGCGCGCGAACGCCTCGCCCCATTCGGCGAGCGTTTCTGCGGGGTGCATGCGCGTTTCGACGACCTCGCCACCGCCATCGATGACCAAGCGGGGGAGATCTTCGATACCGTCCGCGTCCACGGCATCGCCGCCGCCCTCTACGACTTGGGGGTCTCCTCCATGCAGCTCGATCAGCTCGAGCGGGGTTTCGCCTACCGGGCAGACGCGCCGCTGGATATGCGCATGGATCAAAACACGCAGCTCACGGCCGCCGACGTGCTCAACACCTACTCGCACGGCGATATCGCCCGGATCCTGAAGACCTACGGCGACGAGCGCTTCGCCGGCAAGATCGCCACCGCGATCGTGCGCGAACGTGAGAAAGAGCCTTTTCGCACCTCCGCGCGGCTGGTGGAGCTGCTCTACGAGACCATCCCCGCCGCCACGCGGCGTACCGGTGGGCATCCCGCGAAGCGCATCTTCCAGGCGCTGCGGGTAGAGGTCAACGGCGAGCTCGACTCCGTCGAGAAGTCGCTCGGCGAGATCACCCGCCGGCTGCGCGTCGGCGGGCGGGCCGTGTACATGAGCTACCAATCGCTGGAGGACCGCCTCGTCAAGAAGGCCTTCACCGAGCTCACCACGTCCCAGACCCCGCCCGGGCTGCCGATGGATTTGCCCGGCACCGCGCCGAAGTTCCGCACCATCACCCGGGGGGCGGAAAAAGCCACCGAGAACGAGATAGACGACAACCCCCGCGCCGCCCCGGTGCGGGTCCGCGCCATCGAACGCATCAGTCCAGAGGAGGACAGCTAATGGCCACCCCGATCAGCACCCCCTCGCACACCTCGTCGTCTGCCACCAGGAGGCCCCGCACCATGGGCGCTAGCCGCGACTTCACCTCGAGCGCAGAGAACTCCGGGCGGGCCACCGCCCTCCTCGACTGCACGCAGGTGAGCCCGCTGCGCCGCGCCGAGCCGCACCGTCGTACCGACGACGCCCCGAGGGGCCCGGAGCGTCGAGAAGCGGGCCGGAAGAACGGTCGCCGCTTAGGCTCCCGCCAGGTCGTGTCCGTGCGCGGGCGCCGTACGCAGCCGATCCGGGATGTCGGACTGCTGCCGAAGGTCTCCGCGATCGCGATCGTGCTGCTCATTACCGGCATCGTGGTGGCGATGTGGCTATCCGGCGTGGCCACGCAGCAGACCTTCCGCATCAACCAGTTGGTCGCGCAGGAATCGCAGTTGGAAAACCAGCTCGAGACGCTCAACCGCGACCTGCAGACCGTGTCCTCGTCCGCCGAGCTCACCCGCCGCGCCGATGAGATGGGCATGGTCATCCCGGAGCAGCCGGGCATCCTCATCGTCGAAGAAAACGGCGAAATCACCGAGTCTCGGCCGGCGGGCGACCAAGTCAGTCCTATGATCGACATCAATGGAGAACCCGTCCGCCCCGGCCAGGCCTCCAGCGACCCGAACGAGACCGACGAATTGACCGATAACCTGCAGGCAGTGCCCGAAGGCGAGCAGATTCTGCGGGCCCCGAACGACGGCATCGCCCCTTATGCCAACGGCGGCAACAACCGCCCGGCGCCCGCCCCGGCTCCGGAACCCGAGCGCCCGGCGCCCGCCCCGGCTCCGGAACCCGAGCGCCCGGCGCCCGCCCCGGCCGAGGCCCCCGCAGAGGCGCCAGCGCAGCCCCCGGCAGGTGAGCAGTAAGTGTAGAGACCGGAATTGGATGAGAAGGTGGAAAACGGGCAGTGACACACCCCAGCCCCCGCAACGGACACCCGCGTAAGCGGCGCCAGCAGGCCCCGCAGCGCCCGCCTGCGCGCAGTCACGCCCGCGCCGTCAATACCGCCACCGCCCCCTCGCAGAAAACGGTGATGTCGCGGCGTTTGCGCATCATCGTCGCCGTGCTCGTGGGCCTAGCTCTCATCCTGGCGGGCCGTCTCGCGTGGGTGCAGCTCGCGTGGGGCCCGTCGCTGCAGGCGCAGGCCGAGGAACAGCGCGCCCGGGTGTATGTGGAGCCGGCGCGCCGCGGCATGATCGTCGATCACGCCGGCAACGAGCTCGCCTACACCATGCAGGCCCGCTCGCTGACGGTCTCGCCGAACCTTTTGCGCGATGAGCTGCGCGAGCGCGAGGAACTCGAGATGCAGGCCGACGGCTCCGCCGAAGGCCTAAGCGCTGAGGAGCTCAACAACGAGGTCACCACCCGCGTTGAGGATATCCTCGAGGAGATGGCCACCACCATCCCCGAGATGATCTCCGATACGGGCGCGAGCTCCGACAAGGTGGATAAGGACCAGATCCACGACAAGCTC
Encoded proteins:
- the mraZ gene encoding division/cell wall cluster transcriptional repressor MraZ, which produces MFLGTYTPKLDDKGRLTLPAKFREELAGGMMITKGQDHSLAVYPREEFAARARKAAAVSRTNPEARAFIRNLAASADEQRPDGNGRITLSAAHREYAGLTKECVVIGSVDFLEIWDAESWAEYQEQTEDAYSAADADDILAGLL
- the rsmH gene encoding 16S rRNA (cytosine(1402)-N(4))-methyltransferase RsmH, with translation MDNVTATTNKQGRHGHVPVMRDRVTELLAPAIEAAGADAVIIDATLGAGGHAEHFLATFPQARLIGIDRDTHSLKEARERLAPFGERFCGVHARFDDLATAIDDQAGEIFDTVRVHGIAAALYDLGVSSMQLDQLERGFAYRADAPLDMRMDQNTQLTAADVLNTYSHGDIARILKTYGDERFAGKIATAIVREREKEPFRTSARLVELLYETIPAATRRTGGHPAKRIFQALRVEVNGELDSVEKSLGEITRRLRVGGRAVYMSYQSLEDRLVKKAFTELTTSQTPPGLPMDLPGTAPKFRTITRGAEKATENEIDDNPRAAPVRVRAIERISPEEDS